A window of Kineococcus sp. NBC_00420 genomic DNA:
CGTCCACCTGCGACTGCCCACGTCGTTCTGCTCGCCGAACTTCGCCTACCTCATGGCCTCCGACGCCAAGGACGCCCTGGTGGACCTGTTCTGGGTCGAGCGGGTCGTGGTGGAGCTCGACGACCACCACGACTCCGACCTCATCAACGCCGGTCTGGCCGCCGACGCGGGCTACCGCGGGACGTTCGGGCACGAGGCCGAGCAGGACCTGGAGGAACTGCGCCTGACGTTCCGCCGCAAGGCGCACACCGCGGCCATGGAACGCGCCCTGACCCTGTTGCTGCGCGCCGACCCCGAACTGCGCGAGGAGGACCTCGGCGAGGTGACGCTCGCCGACCTCCGGGACGAGCGGACCACGCTGGCGTTGTTGCGTCGTCGCGTCGCCCTGGGGATCTCCTCGGAACCCGGCGCCAAGGTCCTCGTCGACGAGCACGGCGACTCCTACCCCCGCGCGGAGGTCCCGCTGCGACTGCGCCGCGCCCGCTCGACCCGCATCTCCATCGACGGCAACGCGCACTTCTGCCGGGGCCTGCTCGCCACCCGCTACCCGGGTTCGGCGGCCGACCAGGTTCCCCGGCCCGAGGGTTCCGAACCCGGCGACCACCCGCTGCTACCCCTCACCGTCCGCCGGGAGGCGACGTCATGAGCACCATGAGAGCCGTCCGCGTCGTGGGGTACCACCAGCCGCTGCAGATGCAGGAGGTTCCCACCCCCGAGGTGACGAGCCCCTTCGACGTCGTGGTGAAGATCGGCGGGGCCGGGGTCTGCCGCACCGACCTGCACATCCTCGAAGGGCAGTGGGCGCAGAAGTCCGGGGTCACCCTGCCGTACACGATCGGGCACGAGAACGCGGGCTGGGTCAGCGCGGTCGGTTCCGCGGTGACCAACGTCGCCGAGGGCGACAAGGTGATCCTGCACCCGAACACCACCTGCGGACTGTGCCGCGCGTGCCGTTCGGGCGACGACGTCCACTGCGTCGCCAAGGGTTTTCCGGGCATCGACGTGGACGGCGGGTACGCGGAACACCTCAAGACCTCCGCCCGCAGCGTCGTGAAGATCGACGACTCCCTCGAACCCTCCGACGTCGCCGCCCTGGCCGACGCCGGCCTGACGGCTTACCACGCGTGCGCCAAAGCGGCCCAGCGGTTGCGGCCGGTGGACCGGTGCGTGGTCATCGGGGCCGGTGGCCTGGGCCACATCGGGATCCAGGTGCTGGCGGCGATGACCGCGGCCGAGATCATCGTCGTCGACCGCAACCCCGACGCGGTGGAGCTGGCCCGCTCGATCGGCGCGCACCACGCGGTCGTGGCCGACGGGACCCAGGTCGAGCAGGTCCTGGAACTCACCGACGGCCGCGGCGCGGAGGTCGTCGTCGACTTCGTCGGCGAGGGCGGCTCGACCGCAGCGGGGATCAGGATGCTGCGCGAGGCCGGCGACTACCACGTCGTCGGGTACGGCGAGAACATCGACGTCCCCACCATCGACATCATCTCCGCGGAGATCAACGTCATCGGCAACCTGGTCGGGTCGTACAACGACCTGACGGAACTCATGGCCCTGGCCGCGCGCGGTCTGGTGAAGCTGCACACCGTGAAGTACGCCCTCGACGACTTCCAGACCGCGGTCGACGACCTCGACGGGGGCCGGGTGAGGGGCCGGGCCATCCTCGTCCCCTGACCGCACGTCGACGCGGAGTGACGAGCGGGTGGTCTCACAGCACCAGGCCACACGCTCGTCACACGGACGAAACCTGCGGCGTCCTCGAAGGCCCTAGCGTCTGCGACAAGAGTGCGGTCCTCTGGGTCCGCACGGTCCGAGGCGAGCAACTGGAGCCCTCCATGAGCGGCAGCGCAGCACGACTCCGAGCGATCGACGCGGTCATCGCCTTCGAAGCCCCCACCCCGAGCCTCATCGCGGCCGAGGCGCCGGGCGAGGTCTTCGGCCAGAACGTCTTCAGCAAGGCCGTCATGCAGAAGCGGCTGCCGAAGGCGGTCTTCAAGTCGGTCATGGCGACCATCGAGAAGCAGATGCCCCTCGACCCGGCGATCGCCGACGCCGTCGCCTCGGCGATGAAGGACTGGGCGCTGGAGAAGGGCGCGACGCACTACGCGCACGTCTTCTACCCGTTGACGCACTCCACCGCCGAGAAGCACGACAGCTTCTTCGAGCCCGACGACGACGGCGGCTCGATCGCCGAGTTCGCCGGCAAGACGCTCGTCCAGGGCGAACCGGACGCCTCGAGCTTCCCCAACGGCGGTCTGCGCTCGACGTTCGAGGCCCGCGGGTACACCGGGTGGGACGTCACCAGCCCCGCCTACGTGCTGGAGAACCCCAACGGGAACACGTTGTGCA
This region includes:
- a CDS encoding iron-sulfur cluster assembly protein — translated: MTLTTLDRRQEVTDALSVVLDPELDEPITDLGFVRAVDVDGASVSVHLRLPTSFCSPNFAYLMASDAKDALVDLFWVERVVVELDDHHDSDLINAGLAADAGYRGTFGHEAEQDLEELRLTFRRKAHTAAMERALTLLLRADPELREEDLGEVTLADLRDERTTLALLRRRVALGISSEPGAKVLVDEHGDSYPRAEVPLRLRRARSTRISIDGNAHFCRGLLATRYPGSAADQVPRPEGSEPGDHPLLPLTVRREATS
- a CDS encoding NAD(P)-dependent alcohol dehydrogenase — translated: MRAVRVVGYHQPLQMQEVPTPEVTSPFDVVVKIGGAGVCRTDLHILEGQWAQKSGVTLPYTIGHENAGWVSAVGSAVTNVAEGDKVILHPNTTCGLCRACRSGDDVHCVAKGFPGIDVDGGYAEHLKTSARSVVKIDDSLEPSDVAALADAGLTAYHACAKAAQRLRPVDRCVVIGAGGLGHIGIQVLAAMTAAEIIVVDRNPDAVELARSIGAHHAVVADGTQVEQVLELTDGRGAEVVVDFVGEGGSTAAGIRMLREAGDYHVVGYGENIDVPTIDIISAEINVIGNLVGSYNDLTELMALAARGLVKLHTVKYALDDFQTAVDDLDGGRVRGRAILVP